A genomic segment from Micromonospora echinaurantiaca encodes:
- a CDS encoding roadblock/LC7 domain-containing protein, which yields MTQSLVSADSLTAALNDLVDRVPGAEFAVVLSPDGLLLGASRDVDDELAAQLSSMVAGLEALGMAATRVCVGGALRQVVVQMSRAFLFVATTRNGAILTVRIGGDAEVGDMAYEVALFVGQAERHLPVYLEPASMATNGGPGAGDRRR from the coding sequence ATGACGCAATCCTTGGTCAGCGCCGACAGCCTGACCGCCGCCCTGAACGACCTGGTCGACCGGGTGCCCGGGGCCGAGTTCGCGGTGGTGCTGTCCCCGGACGGGCTGCTGCTCGGCGCCTCCCGGGACGTCGACGACGAGCTGGCCGCCCAGCTGTCCAGCATGGTCGCCGGGCTGGAGGCGCTGGGCATGGCGGCCACCCGGGTCTGCGTCGGTGGCGCGCTGCGCCAGGTCGTGGTGCAGATGTCCCGGGCGTTCCTGTTCGTGGCCACCACCCGCAACGGGGCGATCCTCACCGTCCGGATCGGCGGGGACGCCGAGGTCGGCGACATGGCGTACGAGGTGGCGCTCTTCGTGGGGCAGGCCGAACGGCACCTGCCGGTGTACCTGGAACCGGCCTCGATGGCGACGAACGGGGGCCCGGGTGCGGGCGACCGGCGACGCTGA